One Felis catus isolate Fca126 chromosome D1, F.catus_Fca126_mat1.0, whole genome shotgun sequence DNA segment encodes these proteins:
- the KLC2 gene encoding kinesin light chain 2 isoform X2, with translation MATMVLPREEKLSQDEIVLGTKAVIQGLETLRGEHRALLAPLVAHEAGEAEPGSQERCVLLRRSLEAIELGLGEAQVILALSSHLGAVESEKQKLRAQVRRLVQENQWLREELAGTQQKLQRSEQAVAQLEEEKQHLLFMSQIRKLDEDTSPSEEKGDVPKDSLDDLFPNEEEQSPAPSPGGGDVAAQHGGYEIPARLRTLHNLVIQYASQGRYEVAVPLCKQALEDLEKTSGHDHPDVATMLNILALVYRDQNKYKEAAHLLNDALAIREKTLGKDHPAVAATLNNLAVLYGKRGKYKEAEPLCKRALEIREKVLGKFHPDVAKQLSNLALLCQNQGKAEEVEYYYRRALEIYATRLGPDDPNVAKTKNNLASCYLKQGKYQDAETLYKEILTRAHEKEFGSVNGDNKPIWMHAEEREESKDKRRDNTPYGEYGSWYKACKVDSPTVNTTLRSLGALYRRQGKLEAAHTLEDCASRSRKQTRVVELLKDSSGGRGDRRGSRDVTGGAGARPESELEETGPAAEWSGDGSGSLRRSGSFGKLRDALRRSSEMLVKKLQGGGPQEPPNPRMKRASSLNFLNKSVEEPVQPGGTGFSDSRTLSSSSMDLSRRSSLVG, from the exons ATGGCTACGATGGTGCTTCCGCGGGAGGAGAAGCTGAGCCAGGATGAGATCGTGCTGGGCACCAAGGCCGTCATCCAAGGCCTGGAGACCCTGCGCGGGGAGCATCGTGCCCTTCTCGCTCCCTTGGTAGCACATGAAGCTGGCGAGGCAGAGCCCGGCTCACAGGAGCGCTGTGTTCTCCTGCGTCGCTCCCTAGAAGCCATCGAGCTGGGTCTGGGGGAGGCCCAG GTGATCCTGGCGCTGTCGAGCCACCTGGGGGCCGTGGAGTCGGAAAAGCAGAAGCTGCGGGCTCAGGTGCGGCGCCTGGTGCAGGAGAACCAGTGGCTGCGCGAGGAGCTGGCGGGGACACAGCAGAAGCTGCAGCGCAGCGAGCAGGCCGTGGCccagctggaggaggagaagcagcatTTGCTGTTCATGAGCCAGATCCGCAAGCTGGATGAGGACACATCCCCCAGC gaggagaagggggacGTCCCCAAAGACTCTCTGGATGACCTGTTCCCCAACGAGGAGGAGCAGAGCCCAG cccccagccctggaggAGGGGATGTGGCTGCCCAGCACGGGGGCTATGAAATCCCAGCACGGCTCCGCACCCTGCACAACCTGGTGATTCAGTACGCCTCACAGGGCCGCTACGAGGTGGCCGTGCCACTCTGCAAGCAGGCGCTCGAGGACCTGGAGAAGACATCGGGCCACGACCACCCTGATGTTGCCACCATGCTGAACATCCTGGCTTTGGTCTATCG GGACCAGAACAAGTACAAAGAGGCTGCCCACCTGCTCAACGATGCCCTGGCCATCCGTGAAAAGACACTGGGCAAGGACCACCCAGCT GTGGCTGCAACGTTAAACAACCTAGCAGTTCTGTATGGCAAGCGGGGCAAGTACAAAGAGGCCGAGCCACTGTGCAAACGGGCATTAGAAATCCGGGAGAAG GTCCTGGGCAAGTTTCATCCAGATGTGGCCAAGCAGCTGAGCAACCTGGCCCTGCTGTGCCAGAACCAGGGCAAAGCTGAAGAGGTGGAATACTACTACCGGCGGGCGCTGGAGATCTATGCCACACGCCTCGGGCCTGATGACCCCAACGTGGCCAAAACCAAGAATAACCTG GCCTCCTGCTACCTGAAACAGGGCAAGTACCAGGACGCAGAGACCCTGTACAAGGAGATCCTCACCCGGGCTCATGAGAAGGAGTTCGGCTCTGTCAATG GGGACAACAAGCCCATCTGGATGCACGCAGAAGAACGGGAAGAGAGCAAG GACAAGCGCCGGGACAACACCCCCTATGGGGAATATGGCAGCTGGTACAAGGCCTGTAAAGTAGACAG CCCCACAGTCAACACTACCCTGCGCAGCTTGGGGGCCCTGTACCGGCGCCAGGGCAAGCTAGAAGCTGCACACACACTGGAGGACTGCGCCAGCCGAAGCCGCAAGCAG ACCAGGGTGGTGGAACTGCTGAAAGATAGCAGCGGTGGACGGGGAGACCGCCGTGGCAGCCGGGATGTGACCGGGGGTGCGGGGGCTCGGCCCGAGTCTGAACTCGAGGAGACAGGGCCTGCAGCCGAATGGAGCGGG GATGGCAGTGGCTCCTTGCGGCGCAGTGGCTCCTTTGGGAAGCTCCGAGATGCCCTGAGGCGGAGCAGTGAGATGCTGGTGAAGAAGCTGCAGGGTGGTGGCCCGCAGGAGCCTCCTAATCCCAG GATGAAGCGGGCTAGTTCTCTCAACTTCCTCAACAAGAGTGTGGAAGAGCCTGTCCAG CCTGGAGGCACAGGTTTCTCTGACAGCCGCACCCTCAGCTCCAGCTCCATGGACCTCTCCCGACGAAGCTCCCTCGTGGGCTAA
- the KLC2 gene encoding kinesin light chain 2 isoform X1: MATMVLPREEKLSQDEIVLGTKAVIQGLETLRGEHRALLAPLVAHEAGEAEPGSQERCVLLRRSLEAIELGLGEAQVILALSSHLGAVESEKQKLRAQVRRLVQENQWLREELAGTQQKLQRSEQAVAQLEEEKQHLLFMSQIRKLDEDTSPSEEKGDVPKDSLDDLFPNEEEQSPAPSPGGGDVAAQHGGYEIPARLRTLHNLVIQYASQGRYEVAVPLCKQALEDLEKTSGHDHPDVATMLNILALVYRDQNKYKEAAHLLNDALAIREKTLGKDHPAVAATLNNLAVLYGKRGKYKEAEPLCKRALEIREKVLGKFHPDVAKQLSNLALLCQNQGKAEEVEYYYRRALEIYATRLGPDDPNVAKTKNNLASCYLKQGKYQDAETLYKEILTRAHEKEFGSVNGDNKPIWMHAEEREESKDKRRDNTPYGEYGSWYKACKVDSPTVNTTLRSLGALYRRQGKLEAAHTLEDCASRSRKQGLDPASQTRVVELLKDSSGGRGDRRGSRDVTGGAGARPESELEETGPAAEWSGDGSGSLRRSGSFGKLRDALRRSSEMLVKKLQGGGPQEPPNPRMKRASSLNFLNKSVEEPVQPGGTGFSDSRTLSSSSMDLSRRSSLVG, translated from the exons ATGGCTACGATGGTGCTTCCGCGGGAGGAGAAGCTGAGCCAGGATGAGATCGTGCTGGGCACCAAGGCCGTCATCCAAGGCCTGGAGACCCTGCGCGGGGAGCATCGTGCCCTTCTCGCTCCCTTGGTAGCACATGAAGCTGGCGAGGCAGAGCCCGGCTCACAGGAGCGCTGTGTTCTCCTGCGTCGCTCCCTAGAAGCCATCGAGCTGGGTCTGGGGGAGGCCCAG GTGATCCTGGCGCTGTCGAGCCACCTGGGGGCCGTGGAGTCGGAAAAGCAGAAGCTGCGGGCTCAGGTGCGGCGCCTGGTGCAGGAGAACCAGTGGCTGCGCGAGGAGCTGGCGGGGACACAGCAGAAGCTGCAGCGCAGCGAGCAGGCCGTGGCccagctggaggaggagaagcagcatTTGCTGTTCATGAGCCAGATCCGCAAGCTGGATGAGGACACATCCCCCAGC gaggagaagggggacGTCCCCAAAGACTCTCTGGATGACCTGTTCCCCAACGAGGAGGAGCAGAGCCCAG cccccagccctggaggAGGGGATGTGGCTGCCCAGCACGGGGGCTATGAAATCCCAGCACGGCTCCGCACCCTGCACAACCTGGTGATTCAGTACGCCTCACAGGGCCGCTACGAGGTGGCCGTGCCACTCTGCAAGCAGGCGCTCGAGGACCTGGAGAAGACATCGGGCCACGACCACCCTGATGTTGCCACCATGCTGAACATCCTGGCTTTGGTCTATCG GGACCAGAACAAGTACAAAGAGGCTGCCCACCTGCTCAACGATGCCCTGGCCATCCGTGAAAAGACACTGGGCAAGGACCACCCAGCT GTGGCTGCAACGTTAAACAACCTAGCAGTTCTGTATGGCAAGCGGGGCAAGTACAAAGAGGCCGAGCCACTGTGCAAACGGGCATTAGAAATCCGGGAGAAG GTCCTGGGCAAGTTTCATCCAGATGTGGCCAAGCAGCTGAGCAACCTGGCCCTGCTGTGCCAGAACCAGGGCAAAGCTGAAGAGGTGGAATACTACTACCGGCGGGCGCTGGAGATCTATGCCACACGCCTCGGGCCTGATGACCCCAACGTGGCCAAAACCAAGAATAACCTG GCCTCCTGCTACCTGAAACAGGGCAAGTACCAGGACGCAGAGACCCTGTACAAGGAGATCCTCACCCGGGCTCATGAGAAGGAGTTCGGCTCTGTCAATG GGGACAACAAGCCCATCTGGATGCACGCAGAAGAACGGGAAGAGAGCAAG GACAAGCGCCGGGACAACACCCCCTATGGGGAATATGGCAGCTGGTACAAGGCCTGTAAAGTAGACAG CCCCACAGTCAACACTACCCTGCGCAGCTTGGGGGCCCTGTACCGGCGCCAGGGCAAGCTAGAAGCTGCACACACACTGGAGGACTGCGCCAGCCGAAGCCGCAAGCAG ggcctgGACCCTGCAAGCCAGACCAGGGTGGTGGAACTGCTGAAAGATAGCAGCGGTGGACGGGGAGACCGCCGTGGCAGCCGGGATGTGACCGGGGGTGCGGGGGCTCGGCCCGAGTCTGAACTCGAGGAGACAGGGCCTGCAGCCGAATGGAGCGGG GATGGCAGTGGCTCCTTGCGGCGCAGTGGCTCCTTTGGGAAGCTCCGAGATGCCCTGAGGCGGAGCAGTGAGATGCTGGTGAAGAAGCTGCAGGGTGGTGGCCCGCAGGAGCCTCCTAATCCCAG GATGAAGCGGGCTAGTTCTCTCAACTTCCTCAACAAGAGTGTGGAAGAGCCTGTCCAG CCTGGAGGCACAGGTTTCTCTGACAGCCGCACCCTCAGCTCCAGCTCCATGGACCTCTCCCGACGAAGCTCCCTCGTGGGCTAA